Sequence from the Nasonia vitripennis strain AsymCx chromosome 5, Nvit_psr_1.1, whole genome shotgun sequence genome:
CCTCCCTATACGACGGTATACACGTGTGATATAATATACGCTTCAGAACGAAATCAGAAACGCGAAATCAACAAAGAGACATTTGGCAAACAATCGACTGATGTGTTATATGTATAATCGGCAAAAAGGTCGACTCGGGCTTTGCGTTGTATCCTTCGGACTGACAAAAAGAAATGCAGAAGGCTGaactatatttataaatttcctTGATTAAGTCAGTGAACACAATAAAATCTCACTTAGCACAGTTTTCTCTCCGCAGCGCGCTcgtatatttgtttttctttttcgtagaGTACAGTCTCCTTAAGCCGCGAccgcgtgcgcgtgtgtcACGTCGCGACCTTCTGAGGCTCCTTACCAGGGCATCGAAATCTCTTTTTCCATAAGTCTCTGAGAGACAAACACACGAGGTACAGACACTTTGCATTTTGGTATACAGCTTTGACGATATTTTTATACGATTGGATTTAtcgtacacgtatatataaatataaatatacagaTGAAAGGCGGTGCAGTTTTAATCGTACATCTATACAATATCGTGCGCTATTCTTTTCAACCTTAATCGCTATGGCAAGTATTATCGTACTATCCTTCACACAACGAAAAATATACACGTCTTACAATTTGGCCGATTCTGTATtataatcgattaaatttcgCAATCGCACAGATGTCTAACTTATGGCACTACGTGTGGGAGACAGAGCGCCTCGTTACGCACGTCCTCCCTAAAACTCGATCTAACTCTAATAATCCAAGTCCATGATATCGTGGAAAAGTTTTAATCAGAGCTCGTTTAACACGGAAACCCTTTTGACAAAGTCGGCCCACAAAATTATTGATGGGAGTTCCGAGACTAATAAGTACAGTCCATTATATCCAtcgaagagaagaagaagaatacaGTCGTATCAAAAGAATATTTACCCTCGTCGTCTATGTGTATCGACGGATGGGCACAACATAcaagcgcgcgagaaaaatcacTGCGGCCGAGAGGAGCGATGGAACATAAAAGATCCACTTTGTTTGCCCGGTACATAACACGCGTAATAAGATAGCGATCGatattatgtatatacgtCCGAAggggcgaaagagagagagagagagaagaaaaaagaagaaacgtCCCTTTGGCAAACAGTCCCGCGAAGATAGCATCCCCCCCCCCGTACGCTTACGTAGCGGTGAGGGTCTCGAGTATTTCCTCCGGAGTCTTGTCCATCTTCCGGAAGTTCTCCCAGTGCTCCTTCGGCACCGTCCACTCGAGGAAGACCTCGAGGTTCTTCCGGAGCGCTTCGAACTCGCCGGTGATCCCGTTGACCTTGACGACCTGCTTGCCGGCCGAGACGAGCGAGTCCACGAGGACCTCGTCGATGAGCCTCTTGCCGAAGCCCAGCTCGTCCAGCCGCTCCTGCTTGGAGATGCGCTTCAGCAGCAcggccagcagcagcctcATCTTCTCGATGGACATGTTGCGAAAGCGGGCTAGGGCGCTGGCGGACATGCCGTCGTGGGAGCTGCCCGGGTCGGAGCTGTTGTCCTCGGGCTGGCAGTCCTTCTCGTGGGCCTCCAGCTCGTTCTTGATCCTGAAGAAGCTGTTGCAGCGCCGGCAGTGGTAGGGCTCGCTCCTGCCGTGGATGCACTTCATGTGCTTCTTCCAGTGGGGCAGCTGGGTGAAGCCGGCGCTACACTCGGCGCACTTGAACGGACGCTCGCCGGTGTGCCGCCTCGTGTGAAGCTTCAGCGCGGTCGAGTGGGCGAAGGCCTGCCAGCAGACCAGGCAGCGGAAGGGCCGCTGGCCCGAGTGGGTCCTCTGGTGGACCGTGAGCTGGGACTTTTGGGCGAAGCGCTGGCCGCAGGTCGCGCAGCCGTGGGGCCGGTCCTGCGCGTGGGTCCGCATGTGCTGGGGCAGGTGGCCCTTGAACGTCTTGTTGCAGATGTTGCAGAGGAAGGACTTGACGTCCCGGTGCAGGCACTCGAGGTGCTTCTTCAGGGCGTCCCGGCGTACGAAGCCGCGGCCGCAGATGTCGCACTTGTGGTCCTTCTGGCCGTTGTGCCGCTTGACGTGGAGCGCCAGGTTGGCCGCGCAGGTGAACGTCCCGGAGCAGAGCTCGCAGCTGTAGGGCTTGACCTGGCTGTGGGTGCGCCGGTGCTGGACCAGCTGGCCGCCCCGGGCGAAGCTCTTGTCGCACTCGGGGCACTTGTACGGCTTGAAGCCCGTGTGGGTGCGCACGTGGAGCTTGAGCCGCTCCTTCAGCGGGAACTCCTTGCCGCACTCGTCGCACTTGAAGAGCGGCCCGGTCGCGTGGACGACCTTGTAGTGGTTGCGCAGGCCGCCGCTGCCCTTGAAGCGCGCCTCGCAGAGGTCGCAGCGGTACTTCTTCTCGGGCTCCTCGGAGTCGTTCTCCTTGGAGGAGGCGTCCTTCTGGCCCCGGGAGCCGGCCTCGCTCTCGACGACGAGGTTGTTGTTCTCCTGCTCGAGGAGGTAGTTGGCCTGGATGATGTCGTTGATCTTGCTCTGCAGCTCCTTCTCGGAGTCGATCGCCGAGCTCGAAAGCTCGGGCTGCTTCTCCACCGCGGCGGCAGCGGGGATCTTGGGCCTGGCAGCGAAGCCCCGCTTCTTCTTCCTGGGCCTGCCCCTGCCCCTGGGCGCCGGTACGGGTTTGGCCTTCTGCTGTTCGATCACGTTCTCCAGCTTCTCGCTCTCGGCCTCCTTGCTGGGGatcccgtcgtcgtcgtcgtcgtcgtcgtcgccgtcgttgGCCTCGGGGCTGGAGCAGGAGTCCCGCTGCCGGTAGACGTAGATCTCGTCGTCGTTCCTCTCCTCGCCGAGGTACTCGAAGTCGCCGTTCACCCCGTAGAACTCGACGTCGTCCTCGTCGAACGCGTCGCTGAGCTCGTCAAAGTTCTTCTTGCCCTGCAgcgtcgtcttcttcttcagctcctcctcctcgtcctgCCCGTCGTCTTCGGCGAACTCGGTGTGCTTCCAGCGGTCGGCCTTGCGCTTCCTGGGGTAGCCGGCTCCGAAGTGCTCGAGCTCGTCGACCTGCCTCCTGGAGAAGCTCCTGAGAGCTTTGAGGCCGTCGGTCGCGTTGCCGTCCTTGTCGTCCTCGTCGCCGGTCCCCTTGATCCAGGACTGCTCGACGGGCCGGAGCTCCGTCAGCTGGACCTCCTCCTCCGGCATGGTGTTCGTCATCGCGCGCGTCGCCGCGTTGATATCGCCGCGCAGCTCGAGCGGCTCAGTTTATCTCCATTTATCAGGTCAGCACTCGCTGCCGGCAGGCAAACACACACCTGCGCGCTTTTATCGGATACCCCACCTCCTTCTCCTCGcttatcgcgctcgcgctcttaATTTTCCTCGCCGCGAGTTTCACCCATCATCTTCCGGCGCACTGTACGACTCACCGCTGCTGCAACCGCACTGCGATAAataacgaaaataataaagagcAAAGAGAATCGAACTTCAGTCGGCGATACTACGGCTGGTAACGAGCAGAGCCGAGCGCGTGGAGGACATAGTCGCAGGCGTCGGAATCACCAGGTCGATTGCGATTGTCCGTCCGGGAGTCGCCTGCGACCTGCCTGCGCCGGCGATCGACTGAGAGAGTCTCGGCTCGAAAaagcaccgctgctgctgctgctgccggttCCCCACCGCTctccgcgcgctctctctctctctctctctctctctctcaactcGTACGCGttagctcgctctctcgtgtgtgtgtgtgagtgtgtgtctgtgtgacGTCGAGGCGCAAGCGCGCAATCGCCGGTTCGATAACGCCAGGCGCTCGGCGCTGCCTTCCCCCTTTCGTGTTTGCTGCGTGTAACTCTGCAGCCGCGCTGGGAATTTTCTTGGCGGGCCACTTTTCCTCGCCTGCGCTGATGCTCTCGCTCGGTATCCCCctggttctctctctctctctctctctctctctctctctctctctctctctctctctatctggACCTTTCGCTTGCAGACTCTCTGTCCGGCAGGCAGGCAGAGACGCCCTTCTGTCGGGGGGTGACGATTTTACGACCTTGCCTGTGTGTGGATGTTGTCTGTGCGCCCCCACACTACCCCTCGCCCGTTGCTCTTGATGGCCTTTATTGGCCGGATGATTTATCCGCTGCGATGCTGCGCCGCGGCGAGATTCGCCGATGCATCCGTGTCGCGTTTGATAAAGACGCGGCTGAGAAGAGCaagagaagaaggagaagtaGAGGAAGCAGTGTTTTAAGCCCCCCGAGGGCGCTTACAGGGCtcgatttgtaataaaaacgTTTTCGCGTTTCCAAGCTCGCGTCAATCTCTCTCCCAGGCTCTCTGTGTAATTCTCCCCTCGACCGCCGCGTACCACAATAGCGGGATACCTCCGGTGCGTGACGTCCAGTGTTTCCAGCTTAGCTGGCAGCAACCCCCGGTCCTTTCCACCCTTGCTGCTGATTGCGAGggcgcatctctctctctctctctccgttttTGCTCTCGacgtcgttctctctctctctctctctctctctctctctctctctctctctctctctggaaaGTTCGAAGACCCCGCGTGCGTGCGTGAGCTAGATgacacgcggcggcggctcgctgctgcagcagccatCCATTTTTTCGCTCATataatacacgtatacacggaAAAATGCTTCttctctcgctttttttctctcgcagcGACCCTCCGCAACACTCGGGACTATTTGTCTCGGCTCGTTATCCGCTGGGATTACTCCCCGATTGAGATTTTTATGGACGCGGCAAGTGGCTatctttatttcattttagcggcgatgcttcttttttttcttttttccgggAGAGCTAGCGTGTACTACGCTAAGTATACGTGGGACTTGATTAACTGCGCGGCTTGCTTTGATATGGGCTTAGACGGGGGATTTTCTCGCTTTTGCGCCTAGTCGAGAGCGATATGgggtgaaagagagagacttttTTACGCGGGGAGATTTTTATGGGGCGATAGTTTCACGCCCACTCGATTGGCCGGTTAGGTATACTTATTGGTTCTGATGTTTTGCTGCGGAGAGACGGTGATTGATATGCGCTCGGGGTGTTGTATAATCGTGTGAGGAATAGCTGTACACACATTGTAATAATCACaacaacgattttttttttagagcaGACGGCGGTTATTTCATAACGCGCTCACTATACTCGTACGAGAACAATGAATTTAGCTTCGCTTTTGTAGACATAGAATATAAACAACTTTGCGCACTCTCTGATTACGCGCCTATCGTCTATTATCAGTCTTTCGTTCAATTTCGTCGACtaaaaaaacaacaataaaaGCCGGCTCTCCTGACACGTATCGATAATAGAAGCATTCACTCGTCCCCCCGGCGATCACTCCGTACGCAATAACTCATCCGCACGAGCGGCAATATAATAATCGTCTTCATATCTCCAATCGGCGCCGCAAATATTCCAAGCACCCCATAACCATTTCCTCGGGACCCTCCTCCCGAACTTCTCTGCCTCCCTCTTCTCTCACTTATTAATTTCGCAAAACGAACGCACgcccccttctctctctctccacccctgcgctgctgcagtgtctttatgcgtgtgtgtatacagggTATGGGCACAATGCGATGCCTTTATTTTCCTCCCCTGATCGCAGAGCGGAGAAGACCAGCAGTGGTCACCGCGCGCACATGTGCAGCCACGGCGGCATCGATGTCGCCCGGGAATTCCAATTCTGCACCGCTgcctagctctctctctctctctctctctctctatctctctctctctcgcgcgcgcgcgcgcgaaaaatccAAAGGGGAGACTATACcgtgtatactatatatatagccGACCGGCTGAGTATACACTGGATGGGTATAGGGTGTGCTCTCGCACGCTCTCTATTACGAGGCGAAATAGCAGTCGCCTTTGGAGAAAAAACGCCGCTGGCCAATAAGTGCCTTCTTCCTCTTGAGTTTGCGTGGAATCCTCATGTTTGATTTCACCCGATTTCTGGCCGATTATTCACGGCTCTCTCGATCGCTCCCTATAACGCCCCTATTAACGCGTCGGGCTTTTTTATCCCTCGGCACGCTTCTTtcggtttcttttttctctctctctctctctctctctctctttacccGCTGCTCCTTTGGGGCTATCCCCTGCTTATACGGGACACGCGCCCGCCGGGGGGTGAAATCGACGACTAGTCGATATACGTTCTGTATAGAGAGCGGGGCCCTTAATTTGGCAGCCGCGCCGGGATTTTTTTCGATTAGGCTACCGCGCTTAAGTGGCCCGTGCCTGCGCTGTCTCTCTCGGTCTGCCGCAGCGAGAGCAAGTGGATATAACACGAGATAAGGCTCGAGTCCAATTAAGCCGCTGACTTCTCGTCACAGCgtgtatatttcttttttatcgtttGCCTACGGCTACGCACCTTCTTTCTGactcttgattttttttcggctTTTACCAGTTCCGCTGAGGGATATATCGAGCCGAGAGTTAACTGCGTTagtttcttctctcttctatTCCTTCTGGAGTTGAAGTCTTAGTTAGCGCCGAGGCAGCAGGGGCTAGAAGCGTCCGTCGCACGAGAGATATCTGAAATGAAAGGAGAGCAGAGAACAcaatgtataggtatatatagacAGTAGACGCAGAGAGAATAGGGAGGAGATAGAGCTCAGACGAGGCCAGTAGATTTTCCTTTTAGCCGAACCGAGAGACACGTGCGCGCGGTTAGTCACGAGTTTCGCCAATTTCTTTTTCCCgccgcgcagctctctctctctctctctctctctctctctctttcgctctatTTCTTTTCTTCCCTCTGGTCTGACCCTCGCAGCACATACGCTTCGAAACTGCGACCCTCCGCAACAGGAGAGCGAAAGCGAGAGTCCATCCGGCGATCGAGAGTTACTTAGACCAAGTTTAACATTTAAGAGACTCTGCTCGacgctatatatacatagtgTGTGTGCGTAGAGGAGAACAGTTGGGGATAGGCGTGTTGGATACGAGGgaaaaattgatgattttGCAGACACGTCGCCGGCCAGAAGCGTAAGAATTGGATTACACGCGTAGAGATTCTAAAAAGGGTTGAGAAAGAGGGAGGACTTTTGTGCCCGTGGCTTATACACAGCCTCGAAAGCACGAGCTTTTGTTCGAATCTCGAAGTATAattattagagagagagagagagagagagagagagagagagagcagcgatCCCCTCTACTCTTTCATTCAATCTCTAATGCCAGGCCGGAATAATCTTTTTACATTTACTCCACCGGTTTCGGATTAAATTAGAACTGGCCCTGGAGATCTCGGGGGTGAACTCTCGCCATATGCAAAGCATAAAATGCAAAGCGAGTCCGTCCATTCAACGCACTGAAACAAGAGCAGAACGCGTATGCGTCGGATCTGTTCTACCCcctcatacacacacacacacacacagtcgactattttttttttcgacaaagATGAGTCCGCTTCAATTACCCGGTGCATTGTAGTCAGCGTCGGGGGATCGGAGCTGACGAACTTTTGACGTCGACGATCGGCGCGTGGGAGAGCGAAAGCGAGAGCTGTTTTAAGTGAATTCAGCTTACGAGCCGTTTTTGATCTGCGAAATCACGGTTTAACGCGATATCCGCCGGCATCTAGGAGCGCGTTATAAATGCAAATGCAAAATATAATCGGGACTTGTATACTTGCCCTGTGGGTGGGTGTATCGAGTTATACATGAAATTCGCTGGGATAGGggtatatactgtatataatACGCGCGGCTTTGATCCTTTGATctgcatgtatgtatatgtatatagatgcAGTGTATACGACGCGTCGCGGTTCCTGATCAATACAGTCGTCACATCTTGCGATGTGTATAAATAAACCGGGGAATTTTAGACCGGCCGAGATTCACGCGAGTGTGTTGCAAgcgttgaaaattttaaatgtgaCCTCGACTcgatttgaacattttttgataaattaattatcgGCTACGCGTGGAAAGTACGATAAAAACGTTTTAATATAACGATGGAAAGCTTTTAAACGCACGCTTtgttgtaaatcgaaaattaatcaattaaaaatactatAATAAATACCCATCACCCGCCCCGACTTCGCCCGACCGTCGAATTATCCACCATTAGCCTCCTCTAAACACGAATCTCCCGGCCTAAAAAAAACCTCTACAAAGCAAATACACCAAAATCGTATAAGAGATCGAGCGATATCGGTCGCGAtcggctctccctctctaaATATACCATCAGCGTCGCATTAGCGAGATTCTCTAAAGCCCGGCGGGcctgtatatatacactatagcgcctctgaaaaataaaacaaaacgcGAGGAAAAATAATCGTGTTTTGTGTACATCCGCGCGCGCTACTATCGACGGCTTCAATCTTGACCTATACGCGTATAGTCGATTCCGTATGTCAGCGTAAATGGCCTGAGCTCGGCACATAATCGTAAACATATGTCGAGCTCGCTCTTTTGTACGCGACGCTGTGAATGTAATTACCGGCGGCGATCGATCGCAAATGCTCGGCTGTTTTGGAAAACACGCATCTGGCTATCCGAAAATTTCGCCGGCATTGATTCGACGTCGATGATGGGAAAATGCATTATTCATGTGTCAGCTCGATCCGATGACAAAGGAAAGTTTATAACGAGGATATTGcgataaatgaaatttttctgTAGGATATTAGCATATTCGAATGAGGCGTATACTGTAATAGCGGAAGGAATCGGTATTGGATTATTAAAACGGAAACAAATGAAATCAATGCTAATTGTGACGATCGTCGATGTATTTATTCAGATAGCTCGACGAGGGGGAAGCTAATATATATCCCCTCAAGACACACAATACACacagaaggagaaaaaaacgcCGACGTAACGCCTCGATTCACGCGGCGCTAAACGATATCAAAGACAACAAAACGTTTCAATATTCATCGTTATTAGCCGCGCGCTCGGGCCGAATCCGTCCGAGCAAAGGGTATATAATCTCGACGTTTCCCTTATTTACCCACGTCACGCATACCTCCACACACAAACAAATATACAGAGATCGCCACGCGGCTAAATTGATTCCCGATGTAAATCGAGAGGAGAAACCGCAGCAGTCACTTTCTTTCCTTTCGGGGCTGATGAGAACGTCGGCAACCCTCGATTTGCTTTTCAAATGATAAGATTTTCGTAATCTTATCTGGCCAGCCATTCCGGCCGAGCACGCGCCACGCCGTGTGGGAAACAAGTGTCTGCGGAGCCTTTTTATGAGGGAATACACGAGGGTGCCGAAAAAGACCCTTAATCCGCTTGAGAAGAGATATCCATACCCCGCCTACTCTTAGCTCTCTACtctatacgtgtgtatgtatatagcggGTGCCGCCATTTGTCAGcccggaagagagagagagaaagttttttaatttgcgAGCCGAAAAAAAGCCGGCGGCTCTAGCTCGGACTCTCTAGGATAGGAGCCGACAATTAATTACGCGTTGCTTGCGGCCCTTCGTCCAATTATTTGCCGCGTCATTAAATTTGTCAGTTAGCTGAATTTATACACAGGAGACGATCTGGAGAggagctttgattttagagagagagagagagagagagagagagagagagtgcgcgcACGAGTTGCGTTTTATGGGTGGTAGAAGGATTTTTGCGGGTTTTCGGGGAGTTGACGTTTTAATCGCGGTGAATCGGATGAGATTTTTATTGgaatttatttgaattctGGGGTGATTGATTGTTTTATGCAATCTTATTTAGAAGCGCTGATGGTTGAATACTAATTTTCAATCGTGAGGTCTTGTTAGTAGGTGAAGAAAGAAAGCTCTCAATACAGAGTATGTCACGTGTACATAATTTCGTAGATTAACAATTGAAATTTCACCTCATTCAACGAACGTCTGACACAGTATAGCTAACCCAAGAGTCAATCAATCAGTTCAAAGATCAACAGCACAATTCAATATCGAACTTTATATACTATCGGTCAATTTTCTACCGGAGACTTCCGTCCCAACGAGCTGTAcacgagaaaaataaaatcaccAGGATCAATCCACCTCAAGCAGGAGAAAAaggtgcacacacacacgtccgACAGACATCCAGCCTTTTTTCTAATTCCACTCAGCCTAATGCCCGCACGGTATAgcccttctctctccctctctctctctatctctttctctctctctctctctctctctctctctctctctctctctctctctctctctctctccctccttctCGGCAAACAAGAACCCCGCGAAATTCAAAGAAAAGAAACTATACATAACAAAAATACCCAACCGCGAACGATCATTCTCGAAATCCCCCTCGCTCGCTCTATCGGTTATTTTTAATGAACTATTTTTAACTCTGACCCTCTCCTCTCATTGCGTCACAGCCGACAATAAAAGTCTCCTCCGTACTTCCTAGCGCGCACAGAAGCCACATTATGTCCCGAAAATTCCGATCATGAACTCCCTCTCTCTACGGCCTCTCCGTTAACGAAAAAGCgagaataagaagaaaaagagtCGACGACGAGCTGCTGGCGCTGCTCCCCCCAATCAGTCGGCTAACTTTAtttcttcgcgcgcgcagagaaaaGCGAGAAGCCCAggctgctctgctctgctctctctctctctctctctctctctctctctctctctctctctctctgtgagCTCGTATAGATTAGCCGCCGGGAGCTGAGCTGCTCACTAATACCCCGATGATGCAGCATCGTAGCCGCGCCTCTCTGTATACGCACGTGTACGCACTTACACAGCTGGAAGTTTGCCCTCCGTTTCCGTGTACGTGTGCGTGGTTACCActgtcgtcgtcgacgtcccGAGGCTGCGATGCCGGAGAGaagagatatatatatatatatatgtatatatatatatatatatatatatatagagagagagagagagagagagagagagagaggcgggaGACTCCGTCGTTCCCTTTCGTTGTGACAGCCCTTTTTTGttaactctcgcgcgcggatgactgatctctttttctcgttttgGGGGATTAGTTTTTGCGCCCGATGACCATTGCgaatttcatttttgtttcGCTCGTTATACGAGCCGCAGCAGAGGGGCTTTATACCTTTTTCTCCCGtcgatgaaaaaataattaacggAACGAGCGCGGGATTCCTTTCCTGCTCTCGGAAGCTGCGCCGTATCGACCAGAAAACGCTCGACCTTGGTGTTCTATCGTAGTATCGACgaatataaagaaaaagtTACTATAGAGATTACGTCAACAAGTTGTAACTTTACTGCAACTCCGGGACAAATTGCCTCGATGATATACACGTACATACGCAGTGATTCGAACAAGTCAACGCCGCACGACCATGTGAATAATTAATCCGGCTCTCTTCTATACACCTATGCGAGATAGAGCACA
This genomic interval carries:
- the LOC100124136 gene encoding zinc finger protein 436 codes for the protein MTNTMPEEEVQLTELRPVEQSWIKGTGDEDDKDGNATDGLKALRSFSRRQVDELEHFGAGYPRKRKADRWKHTEFAEDDGQDEEEELKKKTTLQGKKNFDELSDAFDEDDVEFYGVNGDFEYLGEERNDDEIYVYRQRDSCSSPEANDGDDDDDDDDGIPSKEAESEKLENVIEQQKAKPVPAPRGRGRPRKKKRGFAARPKIPAAAAVEKQPELSSSAIDSEKELQSKINDIIQANYLLEQENNNLVVESEAGSRGQKDASSKENDSEEPEKKYRCDLCEARFKGSGGLRNHYKVVHATGPLFKCDECGKEFPLKERLKLHVRTHTGFKPYKCPECDKSFARGGQLVQHRRTHSQVKPYSCELCSGTFTCAANLALHVKRHNGQKDHKCDICGRGFVRRDALKKHLECLHRDVKSFLCNICNKTFKGHLPQHMRTHAQDRPHGCATCGQRFAQKSQLTVHQRTHSGQRPFRCLVCWQAFAHSTALKLHTRRHTGERPFKCAECSAGFTQLPHWKKHMKCIHGRSEPYHCRRCNSFFRIKNELEAHEKDCQPEDNSSDPGSSHDGMSASALARFRNMSIEKMRLLLAVLLKRISKQERLDELGFGKRLIDEVLVDSLVSAGKQVVKVNGITGEFEALRKNLEVFLEWTVPKEHWENFRKMDKTPEEILETLTAT